A genomic stretch from Komagataeibacter xylinus includes:
- a CDS encoding 50S ribosomal protein L25/general stress protein Ctc, which produces MTKFTKIEVSSRAKAGKGAARATRRAGHVPGVIYGGGQEPILIALDPRIVHRELHKSGWRSRIYDISVEGGASVHALLREIQLHPVTDAPIHVDYQRLAAGHKVHVEVEIRFTGEEVSPGVKRGGVMNIVRHTVDVVVDPADIPEFFTADLSKLDFHDNVRWEDLKGTEKVTPVLQDNNFVIANVAPPSVDEEPEAAEAAEGAAEG; this is translated from the coding sequence GTGACCAAATTCACCAAAATCGAAGTCTCTTCGCGCGCGAAGGCTGGTAAGGGGGCAGCGCGTGCAACGAGGCGTGCCGGCCACGTGCCCGGCGTGATCTATGGCGGCGGCCAGGAACCCATCCTGATCGCGCTTGACCCCCGCATCGTGCACCGTGAGCTGCATAAGTCCGGCTGGCGTTCGCGCATCTATGACATCTCCGTTGAAGGTGGTGCTTCCGTGCACGCCCTGCTGCGCGAGATCCAGCTGCACCCCGTAACCGATGCCCCGATCCATGTGGATTATCAGCGCCTCGCCGCTGGCCACAAGGTGCATGTGGAAGTGGAAATCCGCTTCACGGGTGAAGAGGTTTCGCCGGGTGTCAAGCGCGGTGGCGTGATGAACATCGTCCGCCACACGGTTGATGTGGTGGTTGATCCGGCCGATATCCCGGAATTCTTCACCGCCGACCTTTCCAAGCTCGACTTCCACGACAACGTGCGCTGGGAAGACCTCAAGGGCACCGAAAAAGTGACCCCCGTGCTGCAGGACAACAACTTCGTCATCGCCAACGTGGCACCGCCGAGCGTTGATGAAGAGCCCGAAGCAGCCGAGGCCGCCGAAGGCGCAGCCGAGGGCTGA
- the pgeF gene encoding peptidoglycan editing factor PgeF, with the protein MTDSAITDAQVVRAPALESVRHGFFTRLGGVSTGPYATLNCSTRSADDPRALRENRRRVAQYVGVSPDCLLGLTQVHGDRVMTVTAPWPTGAGPEGDALVTATPGLALGVITADCAPVLFSNAQGTVVGAAHAGWRGACGGIIEATVAAMGALGCAAGEITAVVGPCIAPASYEVGPDMRDAVLACDAEAGAFFSPAVRAGHFMFDLPGYCVMRLERCTVGSAMALGLDTLRDDVRFFSHRRRTLAGGGPIGHQISVIACRAV; encoded by the coding sequence ATGACAGATAGCGCAATTACGGATGCGCAGGTGGTGCGGGCCCCGGCCCTTGAAAGCGTGCGGCATGGATTCTTCACCCGCCTTGGCGGGGTCTCCACCGGGCCGTATGCCACGCTCAACTGCTCGACCCGCTCGGCGGATGATCCGCGCGCCTTACGTGAAAACCGCCGCCGCGTGGCGCAGTATGTCGGGGTTTCGCCCGACTGCCTGCTGGGCCTGACCCAGGTGCATGGCGACCGCGTAATGACGGTAACTGCCCCCTGGCCAACAGGTGCCGGGCCGGAGGGGGACGCTCTGGTCACGGCCACGCCCGGTCTGGCGCTGGGCGTGATTACGGCTGACTGCGCGCCGGTTCTGTTCAGCAATGCGCAGGGCACGGTGGTGGGCGCGGCCCATGCCGGCTGGCGGGGGGCGTGTGGCGGCATTATCGAGGCCACGGTGGCGGCGATGGGCGCGCTGGGCTGCGCGGCCGGTGAGATCACCGCTGTCGTCGGCCCGTGTATCGCACCGGCCAGCTACGAGGTCGGGCCAGACATGCGCGATGCCGTGCTGGCCTGTGATGCGGAGGCAGGCGCGTTTTTCAGTCCGGCTGTGCGGGCGGGGCATTTCATGTTTGACCTGCCGGGTTACTGCGTCATGCGCCTTGAACGGTGCACGGTAGGGTCCGCCATGGCGCTCGGCCTCGATACCCTGCGTGATGATGTGCGGTTTTTCAGCCATCGGCGCCGCACGCTGGCAGGCGGCGGGCCGATCGGGCACCAGATTTCCGTTATCGCCTGCCGGGCGGTATAA
- a CDS encoding accessory factor UbiK family protein, with amino-acid sequence MSDRPRIFDDLAGVAGGAFSALAGVREEIGAMVRARVDETLGSLNLVRRDEFEVVREVATRARLAQGEMENRIARLEERVSDLEASMTSPTPHTGG; translated from the coding sequence ATGTCCGACAGGCCCCGCATTTTTGATGACCTTGCCGGTGTGGCCGGCGGCGCGTTCTCGGCACTTGCTGGCGTGCGCGAGGAAATCGGCGCCATGGTCCGTGCCCGCGTGGATGAAACACTCGGCAGCCTGAACCTCGTGCGCCGCGATGAATTTGAAGTGGTGCGTGAAGTCGCGACCCGCGCGCGCCTGGCACAGGGCGAGATGGAAAACCGCATCGCCCGCCTTGAAGAGCGCGTCTCCGATCTTGAAGCCAGCATGACTTCCCCCACCCCCCATACTGGCGGCTGA
- a CDS encoding histidine phosphatase family protein, producing MTDLITRPYWYLRHGETDWNAQGRSQGRTDIPLNATGIAQAEAAGLLLARHWRDHAPIVRIVASPLVRARRTAEIVADQLAANGAPRLEVALDDGLKEVCFGSEEGKPMGSWYDSWIAGEYTPPDGESFADLRERAVSAVNRALEQDGVPLIVCHGAMFRALRAAMHLKPNVRLPNATPMWAEPGATPVWSLTALS from the coding sequence ATGACTGACCTGATTACCCGGCCATACTGGTACCTGCGCCATGGGGAAACGGACTGGAATGCGCAGGGGCGCTCGCAGGGGCGCACCGATATTCCGCTCAACGCCACGGGCATTGCCCAGGCCGAGGCGGCGGGCCTGCTACTGGCGCGGCACTGGCGCGATCATGCGCCGATCGTGCGCATTGTCGCATCTCCCTTGGTGCGCGCGCGGCGCACGGCCGAGATCGTGGCCGACCAGCTTGCAGCCAATGGTGCCCCCCGCCTTGAGGTCGCCCTTGATGACGGGCTGAAGGAAGTCTGCTTCGGGTCGGAAGAAGGCAAGCCGATGGGCTCGTGGTACGACAGCTGGATTGCAGGCGAGTATACCCCCCCTGATGGCGAAAGCTTTGCCGACCTGCGCGAGCGCGCGGTCTCGGCGGTCAATCGTGCGCTTGAGCAAGATGGCGTGCCGCTGATCGTGTGCCATGGCGCGATGTTCCGCGCCCTGCGCGCGGCCATGCACCTCAAGCCCAACGTGCGCCTGCCCAATGCCACTCCCATGTGGGCCGAGCCGGGGGCGACGCCGGTGTGGAGTCTCACCGCGCTTTCCTGA
- a CDS encoding ribose-phosphate pyrophosphokinase → MKIVACNSNLPLAEKVAAELGLPLCNATVRRFADMEIFVEIHENVRGEDVFVIQSTCSPTNDNLMELLIMLDALRRGSARRITAVMPYFGYARQDRKSGPRTPISAKLVANILVEAGANRVLTMDLHAMQIQGFFDIPVDNLYAAPLFTRDIRGRMKLEGEPPLPYDAPPMDIPGGPHNLMIVSPDVGGVVRARQLAQRLNVDLAIIDKRRERAGVSEVMNVIGDVRGRYCILVDDIVDSGGSLCNAAEALMKHGAAAVEAYVTHGVLTGSAVSRVGQSPLGMLTLTDSIKATEAVKDAANIRQISTAALISRAMQAISDESSVSSLFD, encoded by the coding sequence ATGAAGATTGTCGCCTGTAACAGCAACCTGCCTCTCGCCGAGAAAGTTGCGGCGGAACTGGGGCTACCGCTCTGCAACGCGACCGTGCGGCGTTTTGCCGACATGGAAATTTTTGTCGAGATTCATGAGAACGTGCGTGGCGAGGATGTGTTCGTCATCCAGAGCACCTGCTCGCCCACCAATGATAACCTCATGGAACTGCTGATCATGCTCGATGCCCTGCGACGGGGCTCGGCGCGGCGCATCACGGCGGTCATGCCGTATTTCGGTTATGCGCGGCAGGATCGCAAATCCGGCCCGCGCACGCCCATCAGCGCCAAGCTCGTGGCCAACATTCTGGTGGAGGCGGGCGCCAACCGCGTGCTCACCATGGACCTGCACGCCATGCAGATCCAGGGCTTCTTCGATATCCCCGTTGATAACCTCTATGCAGCCCCCCTGTTCACGCGTGACATCCGTGGCCGCATGAAGCTTGAGGGCGAGCCCCCGCTGCCCTATGACGCGCCGCCCATGGACATTCCCGGCGGCCCGCACAACCTCATGATCGTCTCGCCCGATGTGGGGGGCGTGGTGCGCGCCCGCCAGCTCGCGCAGCGGCTGAACGTGGACCTCGCCATCATCGACAAGCGCCGCGAGCGCGCGGGCGTGTCGGAGGTGATGAACGTGATTGGCGACGTGCGGGGCCGCTACTGCATTCTGGTCGATGATATCGTCGATAGCGGCGGCTCGCTGTGCAACGCGGCCGAAGCGCTGATGAAGCATGGGGCCGCCGCAGTCGAGGCATATGTGACCCACGGCGTGCTGACTGGCAGCGCGGTCAGCCGCGTGGGGCAATCCCCGCTGGGCATGCTGACCCTGACCGACAGCATCAAGGCCACCGAGGCCGTAAAGGATGCAGCCAATATCCGCCAGATCAGCACGGCGGCCCTGATTTCACGCGCCATGCAGGCCATCTCGGATGAAAGCTCGGTCTCCTCGCTGTTCGACTGA
- a CDS encoding YbjN domain-containing protein — protein sequence MPALTQITTSRNTNPLDQMEQIVGGYDWNFERRSDSEMAAEAPGKWCDYGLFFCWSEEVNAMHFTCTFDLKVPPEQRRNLFELVALANERLWIGHFGMDLEHGTPVFRHAVLLRGSRGASMESLEDMIDIALTECERFYPAFQFVLWGGKKPAEALEAAMLDCAGMA from the coding sequence ATGCCTGCTCTGACTCAGATCACGACCTCTCGTAATACAAACCCGCTCGACCAGATGGAACAGATCGTGGGCGGGTACGACTGGAATTTCGAGCGCCGCAGCGATTCGGAAATGGCAGCCGAGGCACCGGGCAAATGGTGCGATTACGGCCTGTTCTTCTGCTGGTCGGAAGAGGTGAACGCCATGCACTTCACCTGCACGTTCGACCTCAAGGTGCCGCCCGAGCAGCGCCGCAACCTGTTTGAACTCGTGGCACTGGCCAATGAGCGGCTGTGGATCGGCCATTTCGGCATGGATCTTGAGCACGGCACGCCCGTGTTCCGCCATGCGGTGCTGCTGCGCGGCTCGCGCGGGGCCTCGATGGAAAGCCTTGAGGACATGATCGATATCGCGCTGACGGAATGCGAGCGCTTCTATCCCGCCTTCCAGTTCGTGCTGTGGGGCGGCAAAAAACCGGCGGAAGCGCTCGAGGCCGCCATGCTTGACTGCGCGGGGATGGCATAA
- a CDS encoding class I SAM-dependent methyltransferase — MTGQPERLDHFMARANAAYYAGRDPFADFITSPEISQMFGELLGAWVAVVWEQLGRPAPFVLAEAGPGRGTLMADALRLLRRVAPACHAAARVHLIETSPRLRACQKVALKDATPTPVNWHDGLASLPEGPFILLGNEFVDALPIRQFVRHGQGWAERFVQAGRFVEQAAVLPPGHPALARSVPEGDVLETCQPALDFVSTLAARLQRGRGAALLIDYGYDAPAWGDSLQALRAGQPVDPLCDPGTADLTAHVDFASMAQAAGGVDVWGSVKQGDFLGALGLGARCEQLARAAPDQAHDIRAAARRLAAPEQMGRLFRVLGLSVGMTGLLPGFAGVRGSGAPQSA; from the coding sequence ATGACCGGGCAGCCCGAACGGCTGGACCACTTCATGGCGCGGGCCAACGCGGCCTATTATGCAGGCCGCGACCCGTTTGCCGATTTCATTACATCGCCCGAAATCTCGCAGATGTTCGGTGAACTGCTGGGCGCATGGGTGGCCGTGGTGTGGGAGCAGCTTGGCCGCCCCGCTCCTTTCGTGCTGGCTGAGGCGGGGCCGGGCCGGGGCACGCTCATGGCCGATGCCCTGCGCCTGCTGCGCCGGGTGGCCCCTGCCTGCCATGCGGCAGCACGGGTGCACCTGATCGAGACCTCGCCCCGCCTGCGAGCCTGCCAGAAAGTGGCTTTGAAGGATGCCACGCCAACCCCTGTCAACTGGCATGACGGTCTTGCCAGCCTGCCCGAGGGGCCGTTCATCCTGCTGGGCAACGAGTTTGTCGATGCGCTGCCCATCCGCCAGTTTGTGCGCCATGGGCAGGGCTGGGCGGAGCGCTTTGTGCAGGCGGGGCGCTTTGTAGAGCAGGCGGCTGTTCTGCCTCCTGGCCACCCGGCTCTGGCGCGGTCTGTTCCTGAGGGAGACGTGCTGGAAACCTGCCAGCCCGCGCTCGATTTTGTCAGCACGCTTGCCGCCCGTCTGCAACGCGGGCGCGGGGCGGCGCTGCTGATTGATTACGGTTACGATGCCCCGGCCTGGGGCGACAGCCTGCAGGCGCTACGGGCAGGCCAACCGGTTGATCCGTTATGTGATCCCGGCACGGCGGACCTGACTGCTCATGTCGATTTTGCCAGCATGGCACAGGCGGCAGGCGGGGTGGATGTGTGGGGCAGCGTGAAGCAGGGCGATTTTTTGGGTGCACTCGGGCTGGGCGCGCGCTGCGAGCAGCTTGCCCGCGCGGCTCCCGACCAGGCGCACGACATCAGGGCGGCCGCGCGGCGGCTGGCAGCGCCTGAGCAGATGGGGCGGCTGTTTCGCGTGCTGGGGCTGTCGGTGGGCATGACGGGCCTGTTGCCGGGTTTTGCGGGAGTGCGTGGAAGTGGTGCACCGCAGTCAGCATAA
- the lgt gene encoding prolipoprotein diacylglyceryl transferase produces the protein MLPVLVFPQFDPVMVHFGPFAIRWYAMAYIVALVAGWRIARRLAALPPRAATALQVDDFLTWATLGVVLGGRLGYILFYQPGYYLTHPLAILQVWHGGMSFHGGAAGVIIALIAFTRLNGLSFLAFSDRITTVVPIGLGLGRIANFINGELWGRPASPSLPWAMIFPDAGPEPRHPSELYEAFAEGLLLFTLLWCVSRSLKVRQHPGFIAGLFLFGYAVARTVCECFREPDAFIGFLPFGVTMGQVLCVPMAIGGLGLMLNACMRPARTVVMAEPAEEAAEGKA, from the coding sequence ATGCTGCCTGTTCTGGTCTTTCCGCAGTTTGATCCGGTAATGGTCCATTTCGGGCCGTTCGCCATACGCTGGTACGCCATGGCCTATATCGTGGCCCTGGTGGCGGGGTGGCGCATTGCCCGCCGCCTCGCGGCCCTGCCCCCCCGGGCCGCCACGGCGCTGCAGGTCGATGACTTCCTGACATGGGCCACGCTGGGCGTGGTGCTGGGTGGGCGGCTGGGCTATATCCTGTTCTATCAGCCTGGCTATTACCTCACGCACCCGCTGGCCATTTTGCAGGTATGGCATGGAGGCATGTCGTTTCATGGTGGCGCTGCGGGCGTGATCATTGCGCTGATCGCGTTTACGCGGCTCAACGGGCTGAGCTTCCTTGCCTTTTCCGACCGGATCACCACGGTGGTGCCCATCGGGCTGGGGCTGGGGCGCATCGCCAACTTCATCAATGGCGAATTATGGGGCAGGCCTGCCTCGCCCTCGCTGCCCTGGGCCATGATCTTTCCCGATGCCGGGCCGGAGCCGCGCCATCCATCCGAACTGTATGAAGCCTTTGCCGAAGGGCTTTTGCTGTTCACCCTGCTGTGGTGCGTCTCGCGCAGCCTGAAGGTGCGCCAGCATCCCGGCTTCATCGCAGGGCTGTTCCTGTTTGGCTACGCGGTGGCGCGCACGGTGTGCGAATGCTTCCGTGAGCCCGATGCGTTTATCGGCTTCCTGCCCTTTGGCGTGACCATGGGGCAGGTTTTGTGCGTGCCCATGGCCATTGGCGGGCTGGGGCTTATGCTCAATGCCTGTATGCGCCCCGCGCGCACCGTAGTGATGGCAGAACCGGCGGAAGAGGCCGCCGAGGGCAAGGCATGA
- the rfaD gene encoding ADP-glyceromanno-heptose 6-epimerase, protein MIVITGGAGFIGSCMQQALHARGVDTVVVDWLGSAGKWRNLRHHAPVQIVAPEALDAWLATRPDVSAVVHLGAISETTASDGDLVWRTNVDLSCRLAQWCAHEGVRFIYASSAATYGAADRVEQFSDDPAGLDRLNPLNLYGWSKQAFDQILQRRLARGELSGLSWAGLKFFNVYGPNEYHKGRMISVVKVKYDEARAGGPLTLFRSDVPGLADGAQARDFIWVGDVVNVMLWLLDHTNVCGLFNCGTGIARTYADLAHAVCDAAGLAPRIEFIDMPQSLRGQYQSFTCADMRRLRAAGYSHPFTTLEDGVRRYVHDYLATPDPYL, encoded by the coding sequence GTGATCGTGATTACCGGGGGCGCGGGCTTTATCGGTTCGTGCATGCAGCAGGCCCTGCACGCGCGCGGGGTCGACACGGTGGTGGTGGACTGGCTGGGCAGCGCTGGCAAATGGCGCAACCTGCGCCACCATGCCCCCGTGCAGATCGTGGCGCCTGAGGCGCTTGATGCGTGGCTGGCCACCCGGCCCGATGTGTCGGCGGTGGTGCATCTCGGTGCAATCAGCGAGACGACGGCAAGCGATGGCGATCTTGTGTGGCGCACCAATGTCGACCTGTCATGCCGGCTGGCCCAGTGGTGCGCGCATGAGGGGGTGCGCTTCATCTATGCCTCATCGGCCGCGACCTATGGGGCTGCGGACAGGGTCGAGCAGTTCAGCGATGACCCGGCGGGGCTGGACAGGCTCAACCCGCTCAACCTGTATGGCTGGTCCAAGCAGGCGTTTGACCAGATCTTGCAACGCCGGCTGGCGCGTGGCGAACTTTCAGGCCTGTCATGGGCGGGGCTGAAGTTCTTCAATGTCTATGGCCCCAACGAGTACCACAAGGGGCGCATGATCTCGGTGGTGAAGGTCAAGTATGACGAGGCGCGGGCAGGCGGGCCGCTCACGCTGTTCCGCTCCGACGTGCCGGGCCTGGCCGATGGCGCGCAGGCGCGTGACTTCATCTGGGTGGGTGATGTGGTCAATGTCATGCTGTGGCTGCTGGACCATACGAATGTGTGCGGGCTGTTCAACTGCGGCACCGGCATTGCGCGCACTTATGCCGACCTTGCGCATGCGGTGTGCGATGCAGCGGGCTTGGCACCCAGGATCGAGTTCATCGACATGCCGCAATCCCTGCGCGGGCAGTACCAGTCCTTTACCTGTGCCGACATGCGCAGGCTGCGGGCGGCGGGTTACAGCCACCCCTTCACCACGCTGGAGGATGGCGTGCGGCGTTACGTGCACGACTATCTTGCCACCCCTGATCCCTATCTCTAG
- the pth gene encoding aminoacyl-tRNA hydrolase: protein MLLWTGLGNPETGMSRNRHNVGFMAVDRIAQRHGFGPWRKRFRGEIAEGMVGRHKVLLLKPMTYMNLSGESVQQAAAFYKLPAEAITAFHDELDLEPGRIRVKRGGGAAGHNGLRSMDRMLGTKEYWRVRLGIGHPGSRERVTGHVLGDFSRTDREWLDPMLDTLADEATLLADGRPELFMTRMAAQAGE from the coding sequence ATGTTGCTCTGGACCGGTCTTGGTAATCCCGAGACGGGGATGAGCCGGAATCGTCACAATGTCGGCTTCATGGCGGTGGACCGGATTGCGCAGCGCCACGGGTTCGGCCCGTGGCGCAAGCGCTTCCGTGGCGAGATTGCCGAAGGCATGGTGGGGCGGCACAAGGTGCTGCTGCTCAAGCCCATGACCTACATGAACCTCTCGGGCGAGAGCGTTCAGCAGGCGGCAGCCTTCTACAAACTGCCCGCCGAGGCCATTACCGCCTTCCATGACGAACTTGACCTCGAGCCGGGCCGCATCCGCGTCAAGCGTGGCGGCGGGGCGGCGGGGCATAACGGCCTGCGGTCGATGGATCGCATGCTGGGCACGAAAGAATACTGGCGCGTGCGGCTTGGCATCGGGCATCCCGGCAGCCGCGAGCGTGTGACGGGCCATGTGCTGGGCGATTTTTCCCGCACGGACCGCGAGTGGCTGGACCCGATGCTTGATACGCTGGCTGATGAAGCCACGCTGCTGGCGGATGGCAGGCCGGAACTGTTCATGACAAGAATGGCCGCGCAGGCCGGGGAGTAA